AGTTTACCGCTCATTCATTGGCATGGGATATTACGACTGTATCACCCCGCCTGTAATACAGCGCAATATTCTAGAAAACCCTGGTTGGTATACAGCTTACACTCCCTATCAGGCAGAAATCGCCCAAGGACGATTAGAAGCGCTGCTGAATTTCCAAACCATGATTATCGATTTGACGGGTTTGGAAATTGCTAACGCTTCCTTGCTGGATGAAGCAACCGCAGCAGCAGAAGCAATGAGTATGAGTTATGGTGTTTGCAAAAATAAGGCAAATACCTACTTTGTATCGCAAGACTGTCATCCGCAAACTATCGACGTGTTGCAGACACGGGCGAAACCCTTAGGAATTAAGATCGTAGTTGGCGACCATCAAACCTTTGATTTCGCACAAATGATATTTGGGGCACTTCTGCAATATCCCGCTACTGATGGCACAATTTATGATTACCGCGCTTTTGTTGAAAAAGCCCATGCTGAGGGTGCATTGGTAACGGTAGCGGCAGATCCATTAAGCTTAACTTTGTTAACACCCCCTGGCGAATTTGGCGCTGATATCGCCGTAGGAAGCACGCAGCGCTTTGGTATTCCCTTGGGGTTTGGGGGACCTCATGCGGCATACTTCGCCACCAAAGAAGAGTATAAGCGGCAAGTTCCAGGGCGGATTGTCGGTGTATCAAAAGACTCTCAAGGTAAAGCAGCATTGCGTCTCGCTTTACAAACCCGCGAACAGCACATTCGTCGCGACAAAGCAACTAGCAATATTTGTACAGCACAAGTACTGCTAGCGGTGATGGCGAGTATGTACGCGGTATATCATGGGTCAGCAGGACTTAAGCAAATTGCCGAGAATATCCACAACAAGACAGTAATGTTAGCAGAAGGATTGAAACGTCTCGGTTACAGCATCGTCAGCGAAAACTTCTTTGATACTCTCAAAGTTGAATTGGGAACACGCAGTAAAGATGCAATTCTCTCTTCTTGCGAAGCGCAAAAAATCAACTTGCGGATTTATAATGAAACTGCGGTTGGCATCTCTTTGGGTGAAACAACGACAGTAGAAGATTTAGAAGATATCTTAGACATTTTCGCCCAAGGTGATAAGTTACCATCCCCCCCTTCCCCCCTCCCCCTCTCCCCCCCTCTCCCCCTAAAGCGCAAAACCAGCTACCTCACCCACCCTGTTTTCAACTCTTATCATTCAGAAACTGAGTTATTGCGCTATCTGCACAAGTTAGAAAGTAAAGATTTGTCCTTAACTACATCGATGATTCCCCTAGGGTCGTGTACGATGAAGTTGAATGCAACATCGGAAATGATACCTGTAACTTGGGCGGAATTTGGTAACATTCATCCATTTGCGCCGCGATCGCAAACCCAAGGTTATCAAATTCTGTTCGATCAACTTGAAGAATGGTTGGCAGAAATCACCGGTTTTGCCGGAATCTCTTTACAACCAAACGCCGGTTCTCAAGGTGAATACACCGGACTTTTAGTAATTCGTGAATATCACGAAAGTCGCAAAGAACAACACCGCAATGTCTGCTTAATTCCCACATCTGCACACGGAACAAATCCCGCAAGTGCGGTAATGTCCGGGATGAAAGTAGTACCAGTTGCTTGTGATGTGGAAGGTAATGTTGATTTAAACGACTTAAAAGCAAAAGCAGAAAAGCATAGTAAAGAACTTGCTGCTTTAATGGTGACATATCCCTCAACTCATGGCGTATTTGAAGAGCAAATTCAAGAAATCTGCGCTGTTGTTCACTCTCACGGTGGACAAGTTTACATGGATGGGGCTAATATGAATGCCCAAGTTGGTATTTGTCGTCCGGGAGATTTTGGTGCTGATGTTTGTCACTTGAACTTGCACAAAACCTTCTGTATTCCTCACGGTGGTGGTGGTCCGGGTATGGGTCCAATTGGGGTTGCACAGCATTTAGTGCCATTCCTCCCCGGACACTCCGTTGTCCAAATGCACGAAAATAATCCAAAATCGATTGGTGCTATCGCAGCTGCACCTTGGGGTAGCGCTAGCATCCTAGTAATATCTTGGATGTACATCGCGATGATGGGTGCAGATGGTTTAACGGATGCAACTAAAGTAGCGATTCTGAATGCGAATTACATCGCGAAAAAACTTGAAAAGCACTACCCTGTTTTATATAAAGAGAAAAATGCTTTAGTTGCCCATGAGTGCATTTTAGACTTGCGATCGCTTAAAAAATCCGCGAATATCGACATCGATGATATCGCCAAGCGTCTCATGGATTACGGTTTCCATGCACCAACCGTTTCTTGGCCCGTAGCTGGTACAATCATGGTGGAACCCACCGAAAGCGAATCAAAACAAGAATTAGATCGTTTTTGTGATGCGATGATTGCGATTCGTAAAGAAATCGCCGAAATCGAATCAGGCAAGATGGATGCTCAAGATAACGTCTTGAAAAATGCACCTCACACTGCCGAAAGCCTCATCACCGGAGAATGGAATCATCCCTATTCTCGCGAACAAGCTGCATATCCTGCACCCTGGACTCGCGAACATAAATTCTGGATGTCTGTAGGTAGAATAGACAATGCCTATGGTGATAGAAATTTTGTTTGTTCTTGTCTGCCAATGGACGCTTATTCACAGTAGTAAAGTCTAAGTTTCGCGCAAAGTCGTAAAAAAGAAGATTGCGACTTTGCGTGAGCTTCACATCATATTCTCGGATAAATAAATAGTCAAGTCACTTTTCTTTGGCAGACGCTGCGCGATCGCTCAAATTCAAAATTAAAAACGGTCATCAGTTAATTGCGTCCCAGATGACTTTAGTATCGGTAAATTGCCGAAATCGGGAAACCTTGCCATTACAAATATCATACACATGCGCCGCAGGAGAGCGGAACGATTTGCCAGACAAGCGATGGCAACCTGCATAACTACCAATGACAATGATTGTTTCTCCTGCATCTAGGTACTGCTCTATATCAAATGACCACGACTCCCAGTCATTATTGAATGCTTTGAAGACTTCTTCA
Above is a genomic segment from Tolypothrix sp. NIES-4075 containing:
- the gcvP gene encoding aminomethyl-transferring glycine dehydrogenase translates to MVFYASRPQSSHEQVLGQMSQKSSNFPERHIGPNFDEVQEMLELLGISNLDTLIDKTVPQAIRLKQSLQLPEALTEYAALAKLKQIAVKNEVYRSFIGMGYYDCITPPVIQRNILENPGWYTAYTPYQAEIAQGRLEALLNFQTMIIDLTGLEIANASLLDEATAAAEAMSMSYGVCKNKANTYFVSQDCHPQTIDVLQTRAKPLGIKIVVGDHQTFDFAQMIFGALLQYPATDGTIYDYRAFVEKAHAEGALVTVAADPLSLTLLTPPGEFGADIAVGSTQRFGIPLGFGGPHAAYFATKEEYKRQVPGRIVGVSKDSQGKAALRLALQTREQHIRRDKATSNICTAQVLLAVMASMYAVYHGSAGLKQIAENIHNKTVMLAEGLKRLGYSIVSENFFDTLKVELGTRSKDAILSSCEAQKINLRIYNETAVGISLGETTTVEDLEDILDIFAQGDKLPSPPSPLPLSPPLPLKRKTSYLTHPVFNSYHSETELLRYLHKLESKDLSLTTSMIPLGSCTMKLNATSEMIPVTWAEFGNIHPFAPRSQTQGYQILFDQLEEWLAEITGFAGISLQPNAGSQGEYTGLLVIREYHESRKEQHRNVCLIPTSAHGTNPASAVMSGMKVVPVACDVEGNVDLNDLKAKAEKHSKELAALMVTYPSTHGVFEEQIQEICAVVHSHGGQVYMDGANMNAQVGICRPGDFGADVCHLNLHKTFCIPHGGGGPGMGPIGVAQHLVPFLPGHSVVQMHENNPKSIGAIAAAPWGSASILVISWMYIAMMGADGLTDATKVAILNANYIAKKLEKHYPVLYKEKNALVAHECILDLRSLKKSANIDIDDIAKRLMDYGFHAPTVSWPVAGTIMVEPTESESKQELDRFCDAMIAIRKEIAEIESGKMDAQDNVLKNAPHTAESLITGEWNHPYSREQAAYPAPWTREHKFWMSVGRIDNAYGDRNFVCSCLPMDAYSQ
- a CDS encoding nuclear transport factor 2 family protein; its protein translation is MTNLEVIQELYRAFRDKDYHAFLGICTSDLEWIQNEGFPQGATRKGADAVVEEVFKAFNNDWESWSFDIEQYLDAGETIIVIGSYAGCHRLSGKSFRSPAAHVYDICNGKVSRFRQFTDTKVIWDAIN